CTTGCGGACATACAGAAAACCGACGAAAAATTCGTCTACTTTGTGGCATTTTTGTTCAGCATCTCTACTGGTGAAATTGGGGGAATTGATCTTATCAGGACGGCACGCGACACAAAATACGGAAAATATACCGAGGCATTCCGCGACGTATACCAGATCGGAGTTGGATGGAGCTTTGGAATATCGAGATCCCTTGAGATGATTGCAGAAAAGGTCTCAACTGACAAAACCAACCAGCTAAAGCAGCTGCTGATCAAGCTGGCGCAGGTCATACGACTCGGGGACAAGCTGAGGAACTTTTTTGCAGACGAGCTCAAGTCCACGCTGATGAACTACTCCATCGTATACGAAAGAAAACTCGAAAACCAAAAGCTGTTCCTTGAGATGTTCTACACGCTCATGTCAACTGCGGCATTTATGATTGCTGCAAACTCCATCATGAGCATGCTGATGGGCCAGGAAAACTCGGAAGGAATACTCTTGATGTCGTTCATCGGAGTTGCTGCAAGCATGAGCGCGTTCGTATTCATGATGTACATCATGTTCCCGCGTGACAAGCTCGGATACGAGTCTGCGGCGGAGGACTTTAAGTTCAGAATGAAGATCTACATGGCGCTCGGCGCCGGCATCGGAATCGGAGTGGTGCTGCTGTTCATTAACGTAATACCGTCCTCCCTCGTAATTGGGATCGCAGCAGCTCCCCTGTTCTATCCGGGGATGCTGGCCCGAAAGATGGAGCAAAAGCTAAAGGAGCTCAATCATTGGTACCCAGAATTCATCAGGCACTTTGGAGAGATCTACGCAACCATCGGCTCCGTGGGAAGCACGCTTGAGGCTGTGCTTCGAAGCGACTTTGGGCCGCTTCAGATACACCTTGAGCGATTCAAGAACAGAATCAAGCACA
The window above is part of the Candidatus Nitrosotenuis cloacae genome. Proteins encoded here:
- a CDS encoding flagellar assembly protein FlaJ; this encodes MIQIPLLKNLSLADIQKTDEKFVYFVAFLFSISTGEIGGIDLIRTARDTKYGKYTEAFRDVYQIGVGWSFGISRSLEMIAEKVSTDKTNQLKQLLIKLAQVIRLGDKLRNFFADELKSTLMNYSIVYERKLENQKLFLEMFYTLMSTAAFMIAANSIMSMLMGQENSEGILLMSFIGVAASMSAFVFMMYIMFPRDKLGYESAAEDFKFRMKIYMALGAGIGIGVVLLFINVIPSSLVIGIAAAPLFYPGMLARKMEQKLKELNHWYPEFIRHFGEIYATIGSVGSTLEAVLRSDFGPLQIHLERFKNRIKHRIEQKLGFELFSRDTGSQIIANGNEVISYAMDNGGDLNLAGNHVADITVKINELRAKRAQTSKTFETIIIVLHALTLAVFGLMNKLTSIFYELVSSVDVSNDTLKLTPINPEFMAMMMPLMIVMTSVISAMALKVAQGGLYKTVFYHIAMLLVIGSVVMFVMDALLSDYLATHVLDFVKPEI